The Methanoculleus marisnigri JR1 genome window below encodes:
- a CDS encoding agmatine deiminase family protein produces MEMSTQTIGLIQTAVSEDPGRNLERTLGMAKAAIAKGARILCLQELYRAPYFPQYEDTDASRYAETIPGPSTEAFSALAREHGVVIVVPVYERTISGEHYNTAVVIDADGRLLPAYRKVHVPYDPLFYEKIYFLPGDRYRVYDTRYGRIAVLICYDQWFPEAARAVALMGAEFIFYPTAIGRIAGEEPPEGDWREAWETVQRGHAIANSVHVAAVNRVGDEGDLRFFGSSFVADAFGNVLARASETGEEILIVEVDLAGNEAVREGWGFFRNRRPETYGALARRLPAGRTPAVSGYRMPAEWEPHDAVWLSWPHDRETFPDLAAVEGIYVEIIAALRGSETVNLLVTDEKMHIRVKAMLEEEGVDTAGIRFHLADYADVWFRDYGPTFLVDRKAGNLAMVNWTFNAWGEKYTELMEDTRIPLAMNREMEIPIFTPGFVLEGGSVEVNGCGTVITTEACLLNPNRNPHLSREEIEAYLEAYLGAGHVIWLKQGIAGDDTDGHVDDIARFVDERTVLCALEENEDDENYAALQENYEFLLSSTDQDGNPLTVIPLPMPGRVGGAERLPASYANFYIGNTVVLVPVFKHPNDGIAMARIQQAFPDREVVGIDCTAMVAGFGAIHCISQQQPSSGESGARPGQ; encoded by the coding sequence ATGGAGATGAGCACGCAAACGATCGGCCTCATCCAGACGGCGGTGAGCGAGGATCCCGGCCGCAACCTGGAACGCACCCTCGGTATGGCGAAAGCGGCGATCGCGAAAGGTGCGCGGATTCTCTGCCTGCAGGAACTCTACCGGGCCCCCTACTTCCCGCAGTACGAGGATACGGATGCTTCCCGCTACGCCGAGACGATCCCCGGGCCGTCGACCGAAGCGTTCTCGGCGCTTGCCCGGGAGCACGGTGTCGTGATCGTCGTTCCGGTCTACGAGCGGACTATATCCGGCGAGCACTACAACACCGCCGTGGTGATCGACGCCGATGGACGGCTGCTCCCTGCCTACCGGAAGGTGCACGTCCCCTACGATCCGCTCTTCTACGAGAAGATCTATTTTCTGCCCGGGGACCGCTACCGGGTCTACGATACCCGGTACGGCCGGATCGCCGTGCTCATCTGCTACGACCAGTGGTTCCCGGAAGCCGCGAGGGCGGTTGCGCTCATGGGCGCGGAGTTCATCTTCTACCCGACCGCCATTGGCAGGATCGCGGGCGAAGAGCCGCCCGAGGGCGACTGGCGCGAGGCGTGGGAGACGGTGCAGCGCGGCCACGCGATCGCAAACAGCGTCCACGTCGCCGCCGTCAACCGTGTGGGTGACGAGGGGGATCTCCGGTTCTTCGGGAGTTCGTTTGTCGCCGATGCGTTCGGGAACGTCCTCGCCCGGGCGAGCGAGACCGGTGAGGAAATCCTCATCGTCGAGGTCGACCTCGCGGGAAACGAGGCCGTCCGGGAGGGGTGGGGATTCTTCCGGAACCGGCGGCCGGAGACCTACGGGGCGCTCGCCCGGAGGCTCCCGGCGGGCCGAACCCCTGCGGTATCCGGCTACCGTATGCCGGCGGAGTGGGAGCCGCACGATGCCGTCTGGCTCTCCTGGCCCCACGACCGCGAGACGTTTCCCGACCTTGCGGCGGTGGAGGGGATCTACGTCGAGATCATCGCGGCGCTCCGGGGGTCGGAGACCGTCAACCTGCTCGTCACCGACGAGAAGATGCATATCCGGGTGAAGGCGATGCTCGAAGAGGAGGGCGTCGATACGGCTGGAATCAGGTTCCATCTCGCCGATTACGCCGACGTCTGGTTCCGGGACTACGGGCCGACGTTTCTGGTCGACAGAAAGGCCGGGAACCTCGCGATGGTGAACTGGACGTTCAACGCCTGGGGGGAGAAGTACACGGAACTTATGGAGGATACCCGGATCCCGCTCGCCATGAACCGCGAGATGGAGATCCCCATCTTCACCCCCGGTTTCGTCCTCGAGGGGGGTTCGGTCGAGGTGAACGGGTGCGGCACGGTGATCACGACGGAGGCGTGCCTCTTGAACCCCAACCGGAACCCGCACCTCTCCCGGGAGGAGATCGAGGCCTACCTGGAGGCTTACCTCGGCGCCGGCCACGTCATCTGGTTGAAGCAGGGGATCGCTGGCGACGACACCGACGGCCACGTCGACGATATCGCCCGGTTCGTGGACGAGCGGACTGTTCTCTGCGCGCTCGAGGAGAATGAGGACGATGAGAACTACGCTGCCCTGCAGGAGAACTACGAGTTCCTCCTCTCCTCGACCGACCAGGACGGCAACCCCTTAACGGTCATCCCCCTCCCGATGCCGGGGAGAGTCGGCGGCGCGGAGAGGCTGCCGGCAAGTTACGCGAACTTCTACATAGGAAACACCGTCGTGCTGGTGCCGGTTTTTAAGCACCCGAACGACGGGATTGCCATGGCAAGGATCCAGCAGGCCTTCCCCGACCGGGAGGTCGTCGGGATCGACTGCACGGCGATGGTCGCGGGTTTCGGTGCGATTCACTGCATCAGTCAGCAGCAGCCGTCGTCGGGAGAATCCGGAGCACGACCGGGACAATAA
- a CDS encoding manganese efflux pump MntP: MDLVTTLLIAVGLAMDAFAVSISGGATLREERLRWAVIAGALFGGFQAGMPVLGWLGGMGLASFVGTYGPWIAFLLLALIGGKMIAEAVRGDGESVRFENGATVLLLLAVATSIDALAVGVSFAVLDTAIALPAITIGVVTFAFSAAGVLLGSAFGHIMGRKACIVGGIILVGIGLRILLEHLFF; encoded by the coding sequence ATGGATCTCGTGACGACTCTCCTCATCGCCGTCGGGCTTGCGATGGATGCGTTCGCGGTCTCGATCAGCGGAGGCGCCACCCTGCGGGAGGAGCGGCTCCGGTGGGCCGTCATTGCCGGAGCGCTCTTCGGCGGGTTCCAGGCGGGGATGCCGGTGCTCGGGTGGCTCGGGGGGATGGGGCTCGCCTCGTTCGTCGGGACTTATGGCCCCTGGATCGCCTTCCTGCTGCTTGCCCTGATCGGCGGGAAGATGATCGCCGAGGCGGTGCGGGGGGACGGCGAGAGCGTCCGGTTCGAGAACGGTGCGACCGTCCTCCTTCTCCTCGCCGTCGCGACGAGTATCGACGCCCTTGCCGTCGGCGTCTCGTTTGCTGTTCTCGATACCGCTATCGCTCTGCCCGCAATCACGATCGGGGTCGTCACCTTCGCCTTCTCCGCCGCCGGCGTCCTCCTCGGGAGCGCGTTCGGCCATATCATGGGGCGAAAGGCCTGTATCGTCGGCGGTATAATCCTTGTGGGGATCGGTCTACGGATCCTCCTCGAACACCTCTTCTTCTAA
- a CDS encoding DUF362 domain-containing protein — MASPAASEVYVIDASDRHHAVEALWREIGLPSLDGKAVAIKANFNSDDPFPATTHPDMLEAILARVRDAGARSIALGERSGMGETALVLKNRGAADVAARVGAEVTVLDSVPPAGWEAIPPDGLHWERGFLVARLFREADAVVQTCCLKTHRFGGHVSLSLKNTVGAVAARNPGNGYNYMAELHSSPHQRRMVAEINRFFPCDVAIMDATEGFSTGGPERGNRIAPNVILASTDRVALDAAGIALLRHYGSTPEVMRGRIFAMDTIARAVELGIGVTSAGDLRLVALDSESKNLVLDMRRILDEAA; from the coding sequence ATGGCATCCCCAGCGGCATCCGAAGTTTACGTCATTGATGCATCCGATCGTCACCATGCCGTCGAGGCGCTCTGGCGCGAGATTGGCCTCCCCTCCCTCGACGGGAAGGCCGTTGCGATCAAGGCGAACTTCAACAGCGACGACCCGTTTCCCGCGACGACGCATCCCGATATGCTGGAGGCGATTCTCGCACGGGTCCGGGACGCCGGTGCCCGGTCGATCGCGCTCGGCGAGCGGAGCGGAATGGGAGAGACCGCTCTGGTGCTGAAGAACCGGGGCGCCGCCGATGTCGCGGCCCGGGTGGGTGCGGAGGTGACGGTGCTCGATTCGGTTCCCCCGGCGGGGTGGGAGGCGATCCCGCCGGACGGACTCCACTGGGAGCGCGGGTTCCTGGTCGCCCGGCTCTTCCGGGAGGCCGATGCGGTGGTCCAGACCTGCTGTCTGAAGACGCACCGGTTCGGCGGCCACGTCTCCCTCTCCCTGAAGAACACAGTCGGGGCGGTGGCGGCGAGGAACCCGGGGAACGGCTACAACTACATGGCGGAGCTGCACTCTTCGCCGCACCAGAGGAGGATGGTCGCCGAGATCAACCGGTTCTTCCCCTGCGACGTCGCCATAATGGACGCGACGGAGGGGTTCTCGACCGGAGGGCCCGAGCGGGGCAACCGTATCGCCCCGAACGTCATCCTCGCGAGCACCGACCGGGTCGCCCTTGACGCCGCCGGTATCGCGCTTCTCCGGCACTACGGTTCGACGCCGGAGGTGATGCGGGGCCGGATATTTGCAATGGATACCATTGCCAGGGCTGTGGAACTCGGGATCGGCGTTACGTCGGCCGGGGATCTCCGGCTCGTCGCGCTCGACTCCGAGAGCAAAAACCTCGTCCTCGATATGCGGCGGATCCTGGACGAGGCCGCCTGA